The genomic window GCGCGGCGTGCTCGAAGGCGAAGTTCGGCGCGACGGTGAACACCTCGGTGTCCGGGCCGTCCTCGGGCTTGCGGGCCATCTCCCGGATCCACCGGCCGGGGCGGCGCACGAACGCGGCCGGCGTCATGAAGGTGAAGTTGTGGCCGAGCACCGGCGACAGCAGTGCGGTGATCAGACCCATGTCGTGGAAGAACGGCAGCCAGGACAGGCCGCGGTCACCTTCCTTGCCCTCGAGTCCGACCAGCACCTGCAGCACGTTGGTGGGCAGGTTCAGGTGGGTGATCTGCACACCGGTGGGCGTGCGGGTGGAGCCCGACGTGTACTGCAGGTAGGCGATGGTGTCCTGGTTGGCTTGCGGCTCTTCCCAGGTGGAGGCGACCTCGTTGGGCACCGCGTCGACGGCGATGATGCGCGGGCGCTCCTTGGCCGAGCGGCTGCGGATGAACTTGCGCACCCCTTCGGCGGCGTCGGTGGTGGTCAGGATCGTGGTCGGGGTGCAGTCGTCGAGCACGGCGTGCAACCGGCCGACGTGGCCAGGCTCGCCCGGGTCGAACAGCGGCACGGCGATGCGGCCGGAGTACAGGGTGCCGAAGAAGGAGATGAGGTAGTCCAGGTTCTGCGGGCAGAGGATGGCGATGCGGTCACCGGGCTGGGTCACCTGCTGCAGCCGGGCGCCGACGGCGCGGTTGCGCGCCCCGAAGTCCGCCCAGGAGATGTCGCGGGCCACGCCGTCGCGCTCGGTGGAGAAGTCGATGAACCGGTAGGCCAGCTTGTCGCCACGGACCCTCGCCCACTTCTCAACGTGCTTGACCAGGTTCGTGTTGTCCGGGAACCTGATCTTTCCATTCACGATGAATGGGTTGTGGTACGCCATGCCGCTCTCTCCTGTCAGAACATCTCTGGTCGCCGGCTATACCGACATCTACTTCTACGCGCGGCCGCCCCGACCGGCGCTCTCCCACGTGAGCGTCCGTCGTTGCCTACCTCGACCCGACCGGGCCAACCACATGCTCTTAAAAGTCTCTTAATGTTAAGGGGCCGTGCGCGGCACACCAAATCACAAGGTACCGCCGTTTGAGTGACAATCGCCGCAGCCGAGGCTGTGTCTGACTGCTTGGTCAACCGTGTTTGGGGTGCGGCGCCTTGTCCACCTGACCGTGGGCCCAATTCAACGTCCATTCCGTGGCTGACTGCCCATCCGAACTCCAGAAATCCGGCGTGGCATACATCGCGTGGACCGGCTGTCCGGCGCCGCCGGCCAAGGTGTTCAACGTGGTCGGCAGGTTGGCCGGGCTGAACGCTTCGCGCGGTGCGGCGCAGATCAGATCGCCCTGCGCGCAGATCTCGTTGGTCCGCGCGTTGAGGTCCCCGAAGCCGCCCGGTCGCGCGCCGGTCATGGTCAACCCCAACCCGGACAGCACCGGCACCTCGTGCAAGGTGATCTCGGCGCCTTCACCGGGCGGGTTGGGCGGGATCAAGTTGCCCACGCCCTGCTGGCGACGGCCGTCGGCGATCACCGTCACGCCCAGCACGAGATCCTCGTCGACGGGTCCGCGGCCGTTGCCGATGTCACTGGCGACGTCGCCGGCGATCACCGCCCCTTGGGAGAACCCGACGATCACGTAACTGGTCAAGGGGCACTTATTGTTCATATCCGTCATGGCCTGGACCGTCGCCCGGGTGCCTTCGGCGCGGCTGTCGTTGTAGCTCATCTGGTTGTCGGCGGACAGCGGATTACGGAACTGCGCGGTGTAGGGCACGGTGTAGGTCTGCACCCGCGACGATCCGAATTGCTGACCGATCGGTCCGGTCACATTGAGCAGCAGCGCCCGGGGAAACTGCGTCGGGTTGAGCGGATCGTCGGTCGGCGACGACTCCCAGGTGCCGGGCACCGAGACCAGCTGCACGTCCGGGCACGAAGCGTCCTGCGAGGCCGGCCGCGGCTTGTGCGGATGCGAGGTGGTGGGCCCTGGGGTCAGCACACCGGGCGGCACCGCGCTGGGCGGCGCGTCCTTGTGGCGCAGCAACATCACCCCGGCCACGATGACCAGGGCCACGACCAGGGCCATCGCACCGGCCGCGGACCACGCCAGAATTCGGTGGCGTCTGCGACGACGCGCGGTCTTGGCCATCTTCTCCTGCCAGCAGCGTTGGAGGTCCGTCGGTACGGTCCCGTGTGCGAATACCGGTGGGCATCGGTAACGCGCACCGTCGCGCCCTACTCACCCGCGCAACAAAGTGACGCCTCTGCTGCTCGATCTACACCGTACCGGCTCGCCGGAGCACGGCCTCCGCGCTGCGGCCGCTGGGGCTCAGCGGATGGCGCCGACGATGTCGCCCGACATGGCGCCCAGCTGGGCCGACCAGGAACCCCAGCCGTTGTCGCCGCCGCCCAAGTCGAAGTGACCGTTGTGTCCGCCGACGCTGCGATATTGCTGGTAGAAGGTGCGGCTGTTGCCCATCGCGGCGCTCGCGGCACCCATCATGGCGGCGGCGTCTCCGGCGTCGGTGGTCGGGCTGTAGACCCACACCCGGGTGTTGTTCTGCGCCAGCAGCGCGGCGTGCACCCACGGGTCGTGCCACTTCCACCGGCCCAGCTGTGGGGCTCCCCACATGCCGTTGCCGTCGACGCCGCCGAACTGCTGCAGGCCGGCCAGGATGGCGCCGTTGGTGAAGGTTTCCGACGGGTACAAGAACCCGGACAGCGACCCGGCGTAGCCGAACCGGTCGGGGTGGAAGGTGGCCAGCGCCATGGCGCCGTAACCGCCCTGGGAAGCCCCCACGGCGGCGTGACCGCCGGGCGCCAGGCCCTTGTTGGCGGCCAGCCAGTCAGGCAGCTCGCTGGACAGGAAGGTGTCCCACTGCTTGCTGCCGTCCTGCTCCCAGTTGGTGTACATGCTGAACGCGCCACCGGCGGGCGCCACCACCGAGATGCCCTTGCCGGCCAACGTGTTCATCGCGTTGCCGGCGGTGACCCAGTTGCTGACGTCGGGGGCGGCGTTGGCCGCGTCCAGCAGGTAGACCGCGTGCGGGCCGCCGGGCAGGAATGCGACGGGGATGTCGCGGCCCATCGCTCCCGACGGCACCATTAGCGTCTCGTACGGGGCGGCCTGGGACTTCCCCACCGACCCTACGGTCGCGGTGATACCGCCCAAAGCGATTGACAGCACGGCAACGCAGAGCAGCCGCACCAGGACCGACAGACGCCTCATGTCCACCTCCATGTGTATCGCGGCCTCCCCGGCCCGCAACGTAGCTAACCACACCGTGCACAACTGGATAAAGGGACGGTTGCGGCGCAATAACAAACGGCGGCGACCAGAGGTCGCCGCCGTTTGTTGCGGTTTCACGCGTCCAGCGGTTTAGGTGCCGGTGCCCTGCTGGTTGACCCCGACCTGAGCGGCGGTGGCCGGACCGGAGCCGGGCGTGGCGCCCAGCGTGCTCTGCAGGTCACCCTTCATGGCGTTGAGCTGCGAGCCCCAGTACGGCCAGTCGTGCGTGCCGTTGGCGTCGAAGTTGAACACCGCGTTGTGACCGCCGGCGCCGTTGTAGGCGTCCTGGAACTTGATGTTGCTGGTCCGCACGAAGCCCTCCAGAAACTTGGCGGGCAGGTTGTCGCCACCGAGGTCGGACGGCTTGCCGTTACCGCAGTAGATCCAGATGCGGGTGTTGTTGGCGACCAGCTTGCCGACCTGCAGCGACGGGTCGTTGCGCTGCCACGCCGGGTCGCTGGAGGGACCCCACATGTCCGAGGCCTTGTAGCCACCGGCGTCACCCATGGCCAGACCGATCAGCGACGGGCCCATGCCCTGCGAGGGGTCCAGCAGCGCCGACAGCGAGCCGGCGTAGATGAACTGGTTGGGGTGGTAGGCAGCCAGGATCAGCGCCGAGGAACCGGCCATCGACAGACCGACAGCGGCGCTACCGGTGGGCTTGACGCCCTTCTGCGACGACAGGTAAGCGGGGAGCTCGCTGGTCAGGAAGGTCTCCCACTTGTAGGTGGTGCAGCCGGCCTTACCGCAGGCCGGGTTGTACCAGTCGCTGTAGAAGCTGGACTGTCCACCGACGGGCATGACGACCGAGATGCCGGACTGGTTGTACCACTCGAACGCCGGGGTGTTGATGTCCCAGCCGTTGAAGTCGTCCTGCGCGCGCATGCCGTCGAGCAGGTACAGCGCCGGCGAGTTGGCACCACCGCTTTGGAACTGGATCTTGATGTTGCGACCCATTGCCGCGGAGGGCACCTGAAGGTATTCGACCGGCAGGCCCGGGCGCGAGAACGCCCCCGCGGTCGCCGATCCGCCGACGACACCCACCAGGCCCGACAGCAGGGCCGCACCAACGGCACCCACCATGAGACGGCGCGGCATGCCGGTCACGGCGCCACGAAACCTGTCAACAAGCTTCATCCTTGCTTCCTCATCCTCATTCTTTTAGGCGCATCCGTATGTGTTGGGCGCATCCTGAACTAGGTCGAACTGCACGCGCAGTGCTCGGCAGTGCCCGTGTAGTCAACCACACCTTTGTGGCCGCGCTCTCCTCGAGTATGTCGCTGGCGACCTTACCGGGCCAAAACCGGCGTCGATTCGAGCGCCCGAAACGGCCTCCGGCAGCGCGGTTTCCGCATGTGCCGAGCACCGCGTGGCCGCTGGTAACGGGTTAGATGTGAGGTTGCTGTCAGTGTCGGCGCCACGCCGGAGACCGGCTTTCGGCGCTGGTCGGACGGTGCGGCAAAAAATTTTTTCTCGCACCCCGAGGCAGCCGATCAAGATCAGTCCCCGCGCGGTGGCGTAGGCGGCGTCTTGGGCACCGGTCGTCCGCACTTGATCAGTTCGTTGAGCGGAATCCGGTCGATCCGGTATTGGGTGAACTCGAACGAGTGCACCAGGTTGGAGACGAACCGGTGTGGGGTCATCGGGGCGCGCACCGAGTTGAGCACCGCCTCGGTCTTCGGGCAGTGCAGGGCTGATTCCGCCTCGGCCACCCACTGCTGGTCCAGATAGGCCGGGATGCCCGGATACCA from Mycobacterium kubicae includes these protein-coding regions:
- a CDS encoding esterase family protein, with product MRRLSVLVRLLCVAVLSIALGGITATVGSVGKSQAAPYETLMVPSGAMGRDIPVAFLPGGPHAVYLLDAANAAPDVSNWVTAGNAMNTLAGKGISVVAPAGGAFSMYTNWEQDGSKQWDTFLSSELPDWLAANKGLAPGGHAAVGASQGGYGAMALATFHPDRFGYAGSLSGFLYPSETFTNGAILAGLQQFGGVDGNGMWGAPQLGRWKWHDPWVHAALLAQNNTRVWVYSPTTDAGDAAAMMGAASAAMGNSRTFYQQYRSVGGHNGHFDLGGGDNGWGSWSAQLGAMSGDIVGAIR
- a CDS encoding cutinase family protein, giving the protein MAKTARRRRRHRILAWSAAGAMALVVALVIVAGVMLLRHKDAPPSAVPPGVLTPGPTTSHPHKPRPASQDASCPDVQLVSVPGTWESSPTDDPLNPTQFPRALLLNVTGPIGQQFGSSRVQTYTVPYTAQFRNPLSADNQMSYNDSRAEGTRATVQAMTDMNNKCPLTSYVIVGFSQGAVIAGDVASDIGNGRGPVDEDLVLGVTVIADGRRQQGVGNLIPPNPPGEGAEITLHEVPVLSGLGLTMTGARPGGFGDLNARTNEICAQGDLICAAPREAFSPANLPTTLNTLAGGAGQPVHAMYATPDFWSSDGQSATEWTLNWAHGQVDKAPHPKHG
- the ag85A gene encoding diacylglycerol acyltransferase/mycolyltransferase Ag85A gives rise to the protein MKLVDRFRGAVTGMPRRLMVGAVGAALLSGLVGVVGGSATAGAFSRPGLPVEYLQVPSAAMGRNIKIQFQSGGANSPALYLLDGMRAQDDFNGWDINTPAFEWYNQSGISVVMPVGGQSSFYSDWYNPACGKAGCTTYKWETFLTSELPAYLSSQKGVKPTGSAAVGLSMAGSSALILAAYHPNQFIYAGSLSALLDPSQGMGPSLIGLAMGDAGGYKASDMWGPSSDPAWQRNDPSLQVGKLVANNTRIWIYCGNGKPSDLGGDNLPAKFLEGFVRTSNIKFQDAYNGAGGHNAVFNFDANGTHDWPYWGSQLNAMKGDLQSTLGATPGSGPATAAQVGVNQQGTGT